The Halogranum gelatinilyticum genome contains a region encoding:
- a CDS encoding DoxX family protein: protein MDRLTNALQLDYAEGVAGYVMVMVRLLTGWWFLHAGVGKLMAPEPFNAAGWLVQGTQGAPIHGFLAWAGQTPWMLEITNFMVPVGETLIGLGLIVGAMTRLAAFFGGVLMVFFYLGNAAWANGYVNGDLLGLLMFVIVGTFAAGRILGLDAIIERTEFVKQWPKLRYLLG, encoded by the coding sequence ATGGACCGACTGACGAACGCACTGCAGCTCGACTACGCTGAGGGCGTCGCGGGCTACGTGATGGTGATGGTCCGGCTGCTCACCGGCTGGTGGTTCCTGCACGCCGGTGTCGGGAAGCTGATGGCACCCGAACCCTTCAACGCCGCTGGCTGGCTGGTGCAGGGGACGCAGGGCGCGCCGATTCACGGCTTCCTCGCGTGGGCGGGCCAGACGCCGTGGATGCTCGAGATCACGAACTTCATGGTGCCGGTCGGTGAGACGCTCATCGGTCTCGGGCTCATCGTCGGGGCGATGACGCGGCTGGCCGCGTTCTTCGGGGGCGTCCTGATGGTGTTCTTCTACCTCGGGAACGCCGCGTGGGCCAACGGCTACGTCAACGGCGACCTGCTCGGCCTGCTGATGTTCGTCATCGTCGGGACGTTCGCCGCGGGTCGCATCCTCGGGCTGGACGCGATCATCGAGCGCACCGAGTTCGTGAAGCAGTGGCCGAAGCTCCGGTATCTGTTGGGCTGA
- a CDS encoding DoxX family protein yields MTTRQANWFGHSIDFDYAASVAGYTTVLIRLVTGWWFFHAGYTKLGGFDASGWMVNATQGSPIHGFLVWAAGTPWMLEFTNFMIPVGETLIGLGLLVGALVRLAAFFGGVLMVFFYLGNADWAHGYVNGDLFGLLMFVIVGVFAAGRIFGLDAIIEKTATVRQRPVLRYLLG; encoded by the coding sequence ATGACTACCCGACAAGCGAACTGGTTCGGCCACAGCATCGATTTCGACTACGCAGCCAGCGTCGCTGGCTACACGACGGTCCTCATCCGCCTCGTGACCGGCTGGTGGTTCTTCCACGCCGGGTACACGAAGCTCGGTGGCTTCGACGCGAGCGGCTGGATGGTCAACGCCACGCAAGGCTCGCCCATCCACGGCTTCCTCGTGTGGGCCGCGGGCACCCCGTGGATGCTCGAGTTCACGAACTTCATGATTCCCGTCGGTGAGACGCTCATCGGTCTCGGTCTCCTGGTGGGCGCGCTGGTCCGCCTCGCGGCGTTCTTCGGGGGCGTCCTGATGGTGTTCTTCTACCTGGGGAACGCCGACTGGGCCCACGGCTACGTCAACGGCGACCTGTTCGGCCTGCTGATGTTCGTCATCGTCGGTGTCTTCGCCGCGGGCCGTATCTTCGGCCTCGACGCGATCATCGAGAAGACGGCGACCGTCCGCCAACGGCCGGTACTCCGGTACCTGCTCGGCTGA
- a CDS encoding DUF7521 family protein yields MNEHELLTFVVLAKTTTLVLGGLIAVLAYRASRRQSSTTLRAFALGFGIVTLGVGVVGVLTLVTGGLRPGVLVESVVTTTGFGVLWYSLYAEEVRPIRT; encoded by the coding sequence ATGAACGAACACGAACTCCTGACGTTCGTGGTCCTCGCGAAGACGACGACGCTCGTCCTCGGTGGACTCATCGCCGTCCTCGCGTACCGCGCGAGTCGGCGACAGTCCTCGACGACGCTGCGGGCGTTCGCCCTCGGCTTCGGCATCGTGACTCTCGGCGTCGGCGTCGTCGGCGTCCTGACGCTCGTCACCGGCGGACTCCGTCCGGGCGTCCTCGTCGAGAGCGTGGTGACCACGACCGGTTTCGGCGTCCTCTGGTACTCGCTGTACGCGGAGGAAGTCCGTCCGATTCGGACGTAG
- a CDS encoding alpha/beta fold hydrolase, producing MPTARNGGVSLFYDSDGDGETVAFVGDVGYGAWQWGWQHAAVAGPYESLVLDLRGSGRSDAPDGPYTVGELAQDVEVVLADHGVRKAHLVGAGLGGMVAMQVARSSSRAKSLTLVGTAASGADLDLSRLYGTPTNPQELRSSLDAALSPDFFAEQPDVVDQIVAWRGEEDADRAAWEAQAAAVDGFDISDTLFELTTPTLVLHGTEDAVWPAERGRKLAEGLPRGDFSAVDGAGHLAHVEHSRVVNDRLLDFLAEQADDAE from the coding sequence ATGCCAACTGCACGTAACGGCGGTGTCTCGCTCTTCTACGATTCGGACGGCGACGGCGAGACCGTCGCTTTCGTCGGCGACGTCGGCTACGGGGCCTGGCAGTGGGGATGGCAACACGCCGCTGTCGCCGGCCCGTACGAAAGTCTCGTGTTGGACCTCCGCGGCTCGGGTCGCTCGGACGCGCCCGACGGTCCCTACACGGTCGGCGAACTCGCCCAGGACGTCGAAGTCGTCCTCGCCGACCACGGCGTCCGGAAGGCCCACCTCGTCGGTGCCGGTCTCGGCGGGATGGTCGCCATGCAGGTCGCACGCTCCTCGTCGCGGGCGAAGAGCCTGACGCTCGTCGGCACCGCCGCCTCGGGCGCGGACCTCGACCTCTCGCGGCTCTACGGGACGCCGACGAACCCCCAAGAACTGCGCTCGTCGCTTGACGCTGCCCTCTCGCCCGACTTTTTCGCCGAGCAGCCGGACGTCGTCGACCAGATCGTCGCGTGGCGCGGCGAGGAGGACGCCGACCGAGCGGCGTGGGAGGCTCAGGCCGCCGCCGTCGACGGGTTCGACATCTCCGATACGCTGTTCGAGCTGACGACGCCGACGCTCGTGCTCCACGGGACCGAGGACGCCGTGTGGCCGGCCGAGCGCGGCCGCAAGCTGGCGGAGGGGCTGCCGCGCGGTGACTTCTCCGCCGTCGACGGCGCGGGCCATCTCGCGCACGTCGAACACTCCCGCGTCGTCAACGACCGGCTGCTCGACTTCCTCGCCGAGCAGGCAGACGACGCCGAGTGA
- a CDS encoding type 1 glutamine amidotransferase, with translation MTRLRVALLDASHNDESTKRNFRRELDADLVEFDASGGQIPDHFDYDAVVVTGSRSSVYWDEEWIGNLVGYVANADERDIPLLGVCFGHQVVAAALGGSVEDMGAFELGYNEIERTENDPLLEGVGEQFTVFTSHGDAVTELPPGATAIATNEYGNHGFRKGHAFGVQFHPEYDTATAEKIAKSKEEFLGEERVQSVLAGITPENYDAACEAKRLFDNFVRYAEDVRKASTAAA, from the coding sequence ATGACCCGATTGCGCGTCGCCCTCCTCGACGCCTCACACAACGACGAGAGTACGAAACGTAACTTCCGGCGGGAACTCGACGCCGACCTCGTCGAGTTCGACGCCAGTGGCGGCCAGATTCCCGACCACTTCGACTACGACGCCGTCGTCGTCACCGGCTCGCGCTCCTCCGTCTACTGGGACGAGGAGTGGATCGGCAACCTCGTCGGCTACGTCGCCAACGCCGACGAGCGCGACATCCCGCTGCTCGGCGTCTGTTTCGGCCACCAGGTCGTCGCGGCGGCCCTCGGTGGCAGCGTCGAGGACATGGGTGCGTTCGAACTCGGCTACAACGAGATCGAGCGGACCGAGAACGACCCGCTCTTGGAGGGTGTCGGCGAGCAGTTCACCGTCTTCACCAGCCACGGCGACGCCGTGACCGAACTTCCGCCGGGCGCGACCGCCATCGCCACGAACGAGTACGGCAACCACGGCTTCCGCAAGGGCCACGCCTTCGGCGTCCAGTTCCACCCGGAGTACGACACCGCGACTGCCGAGAAGATCGCCAAGAGCAAGGAGGAGTTCCTCGGCGAGGAACGGGTCCAGTCGGTCCTCGCTGGCATCACCCCCGAGAACTACGACGCCGCGTGTGAGGCAAAGCGGCTCTTCGACAACTTCGTCCGCTACGCCGAAGACGTGCGCAAAGCGTCGACGGCGGCGGCGTAG
- a CDS encoding acyl-CoA dehydrogenase family protein yields the protein MLDYVDLEQDLDAEERMIRDTAREFVEQEVRPDIGEHYLEGTFPTELIPEMGELGFYAPNLDGYGLPNVSETAYGLLMQELEACDSGLRSMASVQGALVMYPIHAYGSEEQKERWLPKLGTGEAVGCFGLTEPEHGSDPSAMETRAEKDGDGYVLNGAKTWITNSPIADVAVVWARDTSADDTPVRGFLVETDRDGVSTDEIHEKLSLRASITGEIALDDVRVPEENVLPGVAGMKGPLSCLTQARFGIAWGAVGAARNCFETAREYAKDREQFGGPIARFQLQQDKLAEMATQITTAQLLAYRLAELKERGDLRPQQVSMAKRNNVRMARDQARIAREMLGGNGITTDYPPMRHLSNMETVYTYEGTHDIHTLVLGQDLTGISAFE from the coding sequence ATGCTCGATTACGTGGATTTGGAGCAGGACCTCGACGCCGAAGAGCGGATGATTCGCGACACGGCGCGGGAGTTCGTGGAGCAAGAGGTCCGGCCGGACATCGGCGAGCACTATCTGGAGGGGACGTTTCCGACCGAACTCATCCCGGAGATGGGCGAACTCGGCTTCTACGCGCCGAACCTCGACGGCTACGGCCTGCCGAACGTCAGCGAGACGGCCTACGGACTCTTGATGCAGGAACTGGAAGCCTGCGACTCCGGCCTGCGCTCGATGGCCAGCGTGCAGGGCGCGCTGGTTATGTATCCCATCCACGCCTACGGGAGCGAGGAACAGAAAGAGCGGTGGCTCCCGAAACTCGGCACCGGCGAGGCTGTCGGCTGTTTCGGTCTCACGGAACCCGAACACGGCTCGGATCCGTCGGCGATGGAGACGAGAGCGGAGAAGGACGGCGACGGCTACGTCCTCAACGGCGCGAAGACGTGGATCACGAACTCACCCATCGCTGACGTCGCCGTCGTCTGGGCGCGCGACACCTCTGCCGACGACACGCCCGTCCGCGGCTTCCTCGTCGAGACCGACCGCGACGGCGTCTCGACGGACGAGATTCACGAGAAGCTCTCGCTGCGGGCCTCCATCACGGGCGAGATCGCCCTCGACGACGTTCGCGTGCCCGAGGAGAACGTCCTGCCGGGCGTCGCGGGGATGAAAGGCCCGCTGTCGTGTCTCACGCAGGCGCGCTTCGGTATCGCGTGGGGTGCAGTGGGTGCTGCCCGCAACTGCTTCGAGACGGCCCGCGAGTACGCCAAAGACCGCGAGCAGTTCGGCGGTCCTATCGCTCGCTTCCAGCTCCAGCAGGACAAACTCGCCGAGATGGCGACGCAGATTACGACGGCCCAGCTGCTCGCCTACCGCCTCGCGGAGTTGAAAGAGCGCGGCGACCTCCGCCCGCAGCAGGTCTCGATGGCCAAGCGCAACAACGTCCGGATGGCCCGCGACCAGGCGCGGATCGCCCGCGAGATGCTCGGCGGCAACGGCATCACGACCGACTATCCGCCGATGCGACATCTCTCGAACATGGAGACGGTCTACACCTACGAGGGCACCCACGACATCCACACGTTGGTGTTGGGGCAGGATCTCACGGGGATTTCAGCGTTCGAGTGA
- a CDS encoding DUF7853 family protein: protein MTESAHGQPVPLDLTLEERWVAHAAVLRALEGAEGGSDWCDVSLLETVERSDEFMPAELRALRTALTRYLVDAPPRDREVVESLLDTLDAALA, encoded by the coding sequence ATGACTGAATCGGCCCACGGCCAGCCGGTCCCGCTCGACCTGACGCTCGAAGAGCGGTGGGTCGCGCACGCGGCCGTCCTCAGGGCACTCGAAGGTGCGGAGGGCGGCAGCGACTGGTGTGACGTGAGCCTCCTCGAGACGGTCGAACGGAGCGACGAGTTCATGCCTGCCGAACTCCGCGCGCTCCGGACAGCCCTCACGAGATATCTGGTCGACGCGCCGCCGCGCGACCGCGAGGTCGTCGAGTCACTCCTCGACACGCTCGACGCCGCCCTCGCGTAA
- a CDS encoding thiol-disulfide oxidoreductase DCC family protein produces MTRPRIVYDDDCGFCTWSAAFADRHGDFELVGFSDLGREELVRLPANYERCVHLLTDDAVYSCGEATEQILARLDPAAQEVFGALRGVPGYAGTREKAYRWAADRRAWWGKLVSRDSV; encoded by the coding sequence ATGACGAGACCCCGGATCGTCTACGACGACGACTGTGGGTTCTGTACGTGGTCGGCGGCGTTCGCCGACCGCCACGGCGACTTCGAGCTGGTCGGCTTCTCCGATCTCGGCCGCGAGGAGCTGGTCCGGCTGCCAGCGAACTACGAGCGGTGTGTCCATCTCCTGACCGACGACGCCGTCTACTCCTGTGGCGAGGCGACGGAACAGATTCTCGCCCGGCTCGACCCGGCGGCACAGGAGGTCTTCGGCGCGCTGCGCGGCGTGCCGGGCTACGCGGGGACGAGAGAGAAAGCGTACCGCTGGGCGGCCGACCGGCGGGCGTGGTGGGGCAAACTCGTCAGTCGGGACTCGGTGTGA
- a CDS encoding cupin domain-containing protein produces the protein MEPTNEADLEWTETHHGETEFRRKRLAAAAGGDRLGCSLYELPAGAKSWPFHYHTGNEEALYVLAGAGTLRLGDGSHPLRAGDYVALPAGETGGHRVINDGDDPLRYLAVSTMGDPDVTVYPDSGKVGVFAGSPPGGDGERTVHGYFREDDAVSYWEGEE, from the coding sequence ATGGAGCCGACGAACGAGGCCGACCTGGAGTGGACCGAGACGCACCACGGCGAGACAGAGTTCCGGCGGAAGAGGCTCGCCGCGGCCGCGGGTGGCGACCGACTCGGCTGTAGCCTCTACGAACTCCCGGCGGGAGCGAAGTCGTGGCCCTTCCACTACCACACCGGTAACGAGGAGGCACTGTACGTCCTCGCCGGAGCGGGGACGCTCCGCCTCGGCGACGGAAGCCACCCGCTCCGCGCTGGCGACTACGTCGCGCTTCCCGCGGGAGAGACCGGCGGCCATCGCGTAATCAACGACGGCGACGACCCACTGCGGTATCTCGCCGTGTCGACGATGGGCGACCCGGACGTGACGGTCTACCCCGACTCGGGGAAGGTCGGCGTCTTCGCGGGGTCGCCACCCGGCGGCGACGGGGAGCGGACCGTCCACGGCTACTTCCGCGAGGACGACGCCGTCTCCTACTGGGAGGGCGAGGAGTAG
- a CDS encoding ferritin-like domain-containing protein has protein sequence MTSQEVTDLLKKAYADEIETVMNYLTNSIILDGVRAEEIKESLQTDIQEELNHAELLGQRLKQLDERPPGSAEFTANQHSLQPPEDSTDVLSVINGVLDAEEDAISTYRALINAAEEADDPVTEDLAVTVLADEEAHRTEFRGFKKEYDNN, from the coding sequence ATGACCTCTCAGGAAGTCACCGACCTGCTGAAGAAAGCGTACGCCGACGAGATCGAGACCGTCATGAACTATCTGACGAACTCCATCATCCTCGACGGTGTCCGCGCCGAGGAGATCAAAGAGTCCCTCCAGACCGACATCCAAGAGGAACTCAACCACGCCGAACTGCTCGGCCAGCGGCTGAAACAGCTCGACGAGCGTCCGCCCGGCTCCGCCGAGTTCACCGCGAACCAGCACAGCCTCCAGCCGCCGGAGGACAGCACGGACGTCCTCTCGGTCATCAACGGCGTCCTCGACGCCGAGGAGGACGCCATCTCGACATACCGCGCGCTCATCAACGCCGCCGAAGAAGCCGACGACCCCGTGACAGAGGACCTCGCCGTGACGGTGCTCGCCGACGAGGAGGCCCACCGCACGGAGTTCCGCGGCTTCAAGAAAGAGTACGACAACAACTAA
- a CDS encoding GNAT family N-acetyltransferase — protein sequence MPGPVFLTGDDVTLRTVERDDLDFLQRNRNHPAVRRWMPRVQPENREQLEADFEGYMSDTGGVNLLACVDGDAVGFCSLFDVNHDSGRAELAAWVTPDAQGAGYGTEAAELLVEYAFAERRLHRLVAGALATNEPSRAGLETLGFVEEGRQRDQYFVDGEYVDRVLYGLLESEWRNGAS from the coding sequence ATGCCCGGTCCCGTCTTTCTCACTGGCGACGACGTGACGTTGAGAACCGTCGAACGCGACGACCTCGACTTCCTCCAACGGAACCGAAACCATCCGGCCGTCCGGCGGTGGATGCCGCGGGTCCAGCCTGAGAACCGCGAGCAGCTCGAAGCGGACTTCGAGGGCTACATGTCCGACACCGGCGGCGTGAACCTGCTCGCCTGTGTCGACGGCGACGCCGTCGGCTTCTGCTCGCTGTTCGACGTGAACCACGATTCGGGCCGTGCGGAGCTCGCGGCGTGGGTCACCCCCGACGCGCAGGGAGCGGGATACGGGACCGAGGCGGCCGAACTCCTCGTCGAGTACGCCTTCGCGGAGCGTCGGCTCCACAGACTCGTCGCCGGAGCACTCGCGACGAACGAACCGTCACGGGCCGGACTGGAAACGCTCGGCTTCGTCGAAGAGGGTCGCCAGCGCGACCAGTATTTCGTCGACGGGGAGTACGTCGACCGCGTGCTCTACGGGTTGCTCGAATCTGAGTGGCGAAACGGAGCGTCGTAG
- a CDS encoding heterodisulfide reductase-related iron-sulfur binding cluster yields MIFLQSTVTRETFWTIGPVGKALFYGLAAMAVLVFLYGVYERFARYTKGTDDWFDRLDNLGERVAWSAKVVLSNEKQFDRDLYGGIMHAFILWGFLTLLIGTTILAIDIDGYRLLTALLTGQEQSFFVGDFYLSYSLVMDAMGLLFVVGVGMAIYRRYVVRNHRLWGKHTSLEDDAFIWTLFLLGVGGYVIEAFRIVGTGFPEFETVSFVGYFGALVFDAAGMTPAMAESLYWWGWWSHALLALGFVALIPYAKPFHMLSSFANVVTRDEKAGKRLPGVPADLAPDDIGYTSADDFSWKQMLDMDACTKCGRCSSVCPAKASGRNLDPRDVILDLKQYRDDLDAGRTESVDIVADGGTSVIASESMESCMACMACMDACPVEIEHLSHFTEMNRRLTETGQMQETVQESMMNVFQNGNTFGEPERKRGDWTDELDFEVPDAREEDVEFLWYVGEYPSYDERNQRVARSLARLFHESGVSYGILYEDERHDGNDVRRVGEEGLYEMLVEDNVAAFADCEFEKIVCTDPHSYNTFKNEYPEMAAEMDTEFDYPVYHYTQVVETLVNEGRLGLDGTELNYSVTYHDPCHLGRYNGEYEAPREVIKATGVDLAEMPRNRNNSFCCGGGGGGLWMDLEEESKPSEERLREALEDTEAGAAVEKFVVACPMCGTMYEDGRKTGDFEDDIEIVDITELIVEALDTGAAREGAMSTDELGGGPATADD; encoded by the coding sequence ATGATATTCCTGCAATCGACCGTGACGCGGGAAACGTTCTGGACCATCGGTCCGGTCGGGAAGGCCCTGTTCTACGGTCTCGCGGCCATGGCGGTCTTGGTCTTCCTCTACGGAGTCTACGAACGGTTCGCCCGCTACACGAAGGGAACCGACGACTGGTTCGACCGGCTCGACAACCTCGGCGAGCGCGTGGCCTGGTCGGCGAAGGTCGTCCTCTCGAACGAGAAGCAGTTCGACCGCGACCTCTACGGAGGCATCATGCACGCCTTCATCCTCTGGGGCTTTCTCACCCTCCTCATCGGAACGACCATCCTCGCCATCGACATCGACGGCTACCGACTCCTCACCGCCCTCTTGACCGGGCAAGAACAGTCCTTCTTCGTCGGCGACTTCTACCTCTCGTACTCGCTGGTGATGGACGCGATGGGACTGCTCTTCGTCGTCGGCGTCGGCATGGCCATCTACCGCCGCTACGTCGTCCGCAACCACCGCCTGTGGGGGAAACACACCTCCCTTGAGGACGACGCGTTCATCTGGACGCTCTTTCTCCTCGGAGTGGGCGGCTACGTCATCGAGGCGTTCCGCATCGTCGGCACCGGCTTCCCCGAGTTCGAGACGGTGAGCTTCGTCGGCTACTTCGGCGCGCTCGTCTTCGACGCCGCCGGGATGACCCCCGCGATGGCCGAGAGCCTCTACTGGTGGGGCTGGTGGTCTCACGCCCTGCTCGCACTGGGCTTCGTCGCGCTCATCCCCTACGCCAAGCCGTTCCACATGCTCTCCTCGTTCGCCAACGTCGTCACCCGCGACGAGAAGGCCGGCAAACGCCTCCCGGGCGTCCCGGCGGACCTCGCGCCCGACGACATCGGCTACACCTCCGCCGACGACTTCTCGTGGAAACAGATGCTCGACATGGACGCCTGCACGAAATGTGGCCGGTGTTCGTCGGTCTGTCCGGCGAAGGCGTCGGGACGAAACCTCGACCCACGGGACGTCATCCTCGACCTGAAACAGTACCGTGACGACCTCGACGCCGGGCGCACGGAATCCGTCGACATCGTCGCCGACGGCGGTACCTCTGTGATTGCCTCCGAGTCGATGGAATCCTGCATGGCCTGTATGGCCTGCATGGACGCCTGCCCGGTCGAGATCGAACATCTCAGCCACTTCACCGAGATGAACCGCCGGCTGACCGAGACGGGCCAGATGCAGGAGACCGTCCAGGAGTCGATGATGAACGTCTTCCAGAACGGCAACACGTTCGGCGAACCCGAGCGCAAGCGCGGCGACTGGACCGACGAGCTGGACTTCGAGGTTCCCGACGCCCGCGAGGAGGACGTCGAGTTCCTCTGGTACGTCGGCGAGTATCCCTCCTACGACGAGCGGAACCAGCGGGTCGCCCGGTCGCTCGCGCGACTGTTCCACGAGTCGGGCGTCTCCTACGGCATCCTCTACGAGGACGAACGGCACGACGGCAACGACGTCCGCCGCGTCGGCGAGGAAGGGCTCTACGAGATGCTCGTCGAGGACAACGTCGCGGCCTTCGCTGACTGCGAGTTCGAGAAGATCGTCTGTACGGACCCCCACTCCTACAACACGTTCAAAAACGAATATCCCGAGATGGCCGCGGAGATGGACACCGAGTTCGACTATCCGGTCTACCACTACACGCAGGTCGTCGAAACGCTCGTGAACGAGGGACGGCTCGGTCTCGACGGCACCGAGTTGAACTACAGCGTCACCTACCACGACCCGTGTCACCTCGGCCGGTACAACGGCGAGTACGAGGCTCCCCGCGAAGTCATCAAAGCGACCGGCGTCGACCTCGCGGAGATGCCGCGGAACCGCAACAACTCCTTCTGTTGTGGCGGCGGCGGCGGCGGTCTCTGGATGGACCTCGAAGAGGAGTCGAAGCCGAGCGAGGAGCGGCTCCGCGAGGCACTCGAAGACACGGAGGCCGGTGCAGCGGTCGAGAAGTTCGTCGTCGCCTGCCCGATGTGCGGGACGATGTACGAGGACGGCCGGAAGACCGGCGACTTCGAAGACGACATCGAGATCGTCGACATCACCGAACTCATCGTCGAGGCACTCGACACGGGAGCCGCTCGCGAGGGCGCGATGAGCACGGACGAACTCGGCGGCGGCCCGGCGACGGCCGACGACTGA
- a CDS encoding energy-coupling factor transporter transmembrane component T family protein gives MLTYSPGDSLAHRLDPRTKLLLQITFVASAVAHTTPRGLAVLTGLTAVLLGLSRLSPTTALWEFRYALPLLVVGPLVAGATLGAPWFVVSEARETSLASYRVLLVLLVSAAYVRTTAPRDSRAAIQRSVPGKPGQFLGMGVGLVFRFLPLLQSDLARTREAIAARLGEERPVHERMELVATAGLNRAFQRADTLGLAMQARCLSWNPTLPPLRFTRLDAPAVALAAVLAVSVLF, from the coding sequence ATGCTCACCTACAGCCCCGGCGACTCGCTCGCCCACCGCCTCGACCCGCGGACGAAGCTCTTGTTGCAGATCACGTTCGTCGCGTCGGCGGTGGCCCACACGACACCGCGGGGGCTGGCGGTCCTCACCGGTCTCACGGCCGTGCTGCTCGGTCTCTCTCGCCTGTCGCCGACGACGGCACTCTGGGAGTTCCGGTACGCACTGCCCCTCCTCGTCGTCGGCCCGCTCGTCGCGGGCGCGACGCTCGGCGCGCCGTGGTTCGTCGTGAGCGAAGCCCGCGAGACGTCACTCGCGAGCTACCGGGTGCTCCTCGTACTTCTCGTCAGTGCCGCCTACGTGCGGACGACCGCGCCGCGCGACTCGCGGGCGGCCATCCAGCGGAGTGTGCCGGGAAAGCCCGGCCAGTTCCTCGGCATGGGCGTTGGGCTCGTCTTCCGGTTTCTCCCCCTCTTGCAGTCGGACCTCGCGCGGACGCGAGAGGCCATCGCAGCCCGTCTCGGCGAGGAGCGGCCGGTCCACGAACGAATGGAACTCGTCGCGACGGCGGGGCTGAACCGCGCGTTTCAGCGGGCGGACACACTCGGTCTCGCGATGCAGGCACGGTGTCTGTCGTGGAACCCGACGCTCCCCCCGCTTCGGTTCACCCGCCTCGACGCGCCCGCGGTTGCGCTCGCGGCAGTGCTTGCTGTCAGCGTACTGTTCTGA
- a CDS encoding energy-coupling factor ABC transporter ATP-binding protein: MIETRGLTHRYGDTVAVDDVSLSVPDGEFLLLVGANGSGKSTLVRHFNGLLEPDEGEVLVNGTAVRDDLVAARTAVGMVFQEPRDQLVAATVGADVAFGPENLGLSREEIDRRVAEALAAVNLDERAGESVHELSGGERERVAIAGALAMEPDHLVLDEPFTGLDEPARRSVVARLRELHADGTGVVVVTHDLRDVLGLADRVVAMADGRVVLDDDPQGALADLAGLNVRVPTAAGADDDPGGVGDVADTGTD, translated from the coding sequence ATGATCGAGACCCGCGGCCTGACCCACCGCTACGGCGACACCGTCGCCGTCGACGACGTCTCCCTCTCCGTCCCTGACGGCGAGTTCCTCCTGCTCGTCGGGGCCAACGGCTCCGGCAAGAGCACGCTCGTCCGCCACTTCAACGGCCTCTTGGAACCGGACGAAGGGGAGGTGTTGGTCAACGGAACGGCCGTCCGAGACGACCTCGTCGCCGCCCGGACCGCCGTCGGCATGGTGTTTCAGGAGCCGCGCGACCAGCTCGTCGCCGCCACTGTCGGCGCGGACGTCGCCTTCGGCCCGGAGAATTTGGGCCTTTCCCGAGAAGAAATCGACCGCCGCGTTGCCGAGGCACTCGCCGCGGTCAACCTCGACGAGAGAGCAGGAGAGAGCGTCCACGAACTCTCCGGCGGCGAGCGCGAGCGGGTCGCCATCGCGGGCGCGCTGGCGATGGAGCCGGACCATCTCGTCCTCGACGAACCCTTCACCGGCTTGGACGAACCGGCCCGCCGGTCGGTCGTCGCCCGCTTACGGGAACTCCACGCCGACGGGACGGGCGTCGTCGTCGTCACCCACGACCTGCGGGACGTGCTCGGACTCGCCGACCGGGTCGTCGCGATGGCCGACGGCCGAGTCGTCCTCGACGACGACCCCCAGGGCGCGCTCGCGGACCTCGCGGGCCTGAACGTCCGGGTACCCACCGCAGCCGGAGCCGACGACGACCCCGGCGGCGTCGGCGACGTCGCCGACACCGGGACCGACTGA
- a CDS encoding biotin transporter BioY: MATSTDSVDLVGDEAVVNLARAALFAALMGAFAFVSFPNPLSPAPITLQVLGVFLAGIMLGPVWGAAAMFLYLAAGAVGAPVFAGGSAGLGVLLAEPTLGYLWSYPVAAAVVGLVVHRGPALRDYREASLPTLVGAMVLGVVVIYTLGIAGLMAVLGLSVTEAFVGGAAAFIPAEAFKIAAAVGIVRSDAIAAD; this comes from the coding sequence ATGGCAACATCCACCGACTCCGTCGACCTCGTCGGCGACGAGGCCGTCGTCAACCTCGCCCGAGCGGCACTGTTCGCCGCGTTGATGGGCGCGTTCGCCTTCGTCTCGTTCCCGAACCCACTCTCGCCCGCACCCATCACCCTGCAGGTGCTCGGCGTCTTCCTCGCGGGCATCATGCTCGGACCCGTCTGGGGTGCCGCCGCGATGTTCCTCTATCTCGCGGCGGGCGCGGTCGGCGCGCCGGTCTTCGCCGGTGGCTCGGCGGGACTCGGCGTCCTGCTGGCCGAACCGACGCTCGGCTATCTCTGGTCGTATCCGGTCGCCGCCGCGGTCGTCGGTCTCGTCGTCCACCGCGGCCCGGCACTCCGTGACTACCGCGAGGCGAGCCTCCCGACGCTCGTCGGCGCGATGGTCCTCGGCGTCGTCGTCATCTACACCCTCGGTATCGCCGGGCTGATGGCGGTGCTCGGCCTGAGCGTGACGGAGGCCTTCGTCGGCGGCGCGGCCGCCTTCATCCCCGCCGAGGCCTTCAAGATCGCCGCCGCGGTCGGCATCGTCCGGTCTGACGCTATCGCCGCCGACTGA